In Mycolicibacterium phocaicum, one DNA window encodes the following:
- a CDS encoding NAD(P)/FAD-dependent oxidoreductase encodes MAAPVVIVGAGQAGIETAVALRSKGFQDGIIIYGDEPCAPYQRPPLSKEFLKASTDSDDIALRPAAYFDRHQIELRCGVTVAEIDRAAHRVMLSDGTTQDYQHLVLATGTRNRRIAVPGADSGRVHYLRTLAEANALTAHLTSCASVVVIGAGFIGLEVAAAARAHGASVTVVEATERPMGRAISQEMSHYFASLHRRHQVRLLLNTAVAEIVENDCAAATVVTASGDRIDADLIVVGIGVIPNTEIASAAGLAVDNGIVVDARLSTADPHVSAIGDCAAYPHPSGLGLVRLESVQNAVDHARCVAARLTGQPCAYDKVPWFWTEQFVAKLQMAGLLGDYDHTVVRGEPERDSFSVFCFRGDTLLAVESVNAARDHMTARKLLAARLTITPEQAADSTVDLKAALEGASRAFAE; translated from the coding sequence ATGGCTGCCCCCGTCGTCATCGTGGGAGCCGGCCAGGCCGGCATCGAAACGGCAGTCGCATTGCGCAGCAAAGGATTCCAGGACGGCATCATCATCTACGGCGATGAGCCCTGTGCCCCTTACCAGAGGCCGCCGCTGTCCAAAGAATTCCTCAAGGCGTCAACCGACAGCGACGACATCGCGCTACGGCCCGCCGCTTACTTCGATCGCCACCAGATCGAACTGCGCTGCGGCGTCACCGTCGCAGAAATCGACCGCGCGGCACATCGTGTAATGCTCTCGGACGGCACCACCCAGGACTACCAGCACCTTGTGCTCGCCACGGGGACCCGCAACCGCCGCATTGCGGTGCCAGGCGCCGATTCGGGCCGGGTGCACTACCTACGCACGCTCGCTGAGGCGAATGCATTGACGGCGCACTTGACCTCATGCGCGTCCGTTGTGGTGATCGGCGCGGGCTTCATCGGCCTGGAAGTGGCCGCAGCTGCGCGAGCCCACGGTGCGAGCGTCACCGTTGTCGAAGCCACCGAACGGCCGATGGGGCGTGCAATTAGTCAGGAGATGTCGCACTACTTCGCCAGTTTGCATCGCCGCCACCAAGTGCGCTTGCTGCTCAACACGGCCGTCGCCGAGATTGTCGAAAATGATTGCGCTGCAGCCACAGTAGTGACGGCCAGTGGCGACCGGATCGATGCCGACCTGATCGTCGTCGGCATCGGGGTGATCCCCAACACCGAAATTGCCAGTGCGGCAGGCCTGGCAGTCGACAACGGCATCGTGGTCGATGCCCGACTGAGCACAGCGGACCCGCACGTCTCGGCGATCGGGGACTGCGCGGCCTACCCGCATCCGAGCGGCCTGGGCCTCGTGCGCCTTGAATCAGTACAGAACGCAGTAGATCACGCCCGCTGCGTAGCTGCCCGACTCACAGGGCAGCCTTGCGCCTATGACAAGGTGCCGTGGTTCTGGACCGAACAGTTCGTCGCGAAGTTGCAGATGGCCGGCTTGCTCGGCGACTACGACCACACCGTGGTCCGCGGTGAACCGGAACGAGACTCGTTCTCGGTGTTCTGCTTCCGCGGTGACACCCTGCTCGCAGTCGAGTCGGTCAACGCCGCACGAGACCACATGACGGCACGGAAGTTGCTGGCCGCGCGCCTGACGATAACGCCTGAGCAGGCGGCCGACAGCACGGTGGATCTGAAAGCGGCACTTGAGGGCGCTTCCCGGGCTTTCGCTGAGTGA
- a CDS encoding AraC family transcriptional regulator: MFGESVVDTHRGVSVHSCQVEEARIVGGAMFYPHTVEVLGPESRFALHINGIDLGAMVLGWLWWDTGVQINTAELEDAYQLNIPIHGSLQTSSGDERMVATPSRGAVYRHDRPTTMRGWCGGHERVLAVKICRAAAEAHLSAMLNRPITDPIQFDLNLDLTDAASAQWVSLLRDLAIQLHRPQSVSLHPLMAQSLAASVMTGLMLGARHNYTDDLIADSSRTRTPTIQRAVDYIEEHLGEPLEVSAIAGHAHLSVRALQEGFQSALGTTPMRYVREARLQRARTDLRTATGAEGVAEIAFRWGFTHLGRFSSMYRQAFGESPSAALQARDSHRIHPRQPRVGQAFRGTDHRARAMLS; this comes from the coding sequence ATGTTCGGTGAATCAGTCGTCGACACACATCGCGGTGTGTCCGTTCACAGTTGCCAGGTCGAGGAAGCCCGCATCGTTGGTGGGGCGATGTTCTACCCCCACACTGTCGAAGTACTCGGACCTGAGTCGCGATTCGCGCTGCATATCAACGGCATCGACCTTGGCGCAATGGTCTTGGGATGGCTGTGGTGGGACACCGGGGTGCAGATCAACACCGCCGAGCTCGAAGACGCCTATCAGTTGAACATCCCGATACACGGATCGCTGCAGACCAGTTCGGGGGACGAACGTATGGTGGCGACGCCATCGCGGGGAGCGGTATACCGGCACGACCGACCGACGACGATGCGGGGCTGGTGCGGCGGGCACGAACGCGTGTTGGCCGTCAAGATCTGTCGCGCTGCTGCAGAAGCGCACCTCTCCGCCATGTTGAACCGACCGATCACCGATCCAATCCAGTTCGACCTGAATCTGGACCTCACAGATGCGGCTTCCGCGCAGTGGGTTTCCCTTCTGCGCGACTTGGCGATTCAGCTGCACCGCCCGCAATCGGTCAGCCTGCATCCGCTGATGGCTCAAAGTTTAGCGGCGAGCGTGATGACCGGCCTGATGCTGGGCGCACGCCACAATTACACCGACGACCTCATCGCCGACTCCAGCCGAACGCGGACCCCAACCATCCAACGTGCTGTCGACTACATCGAGGAGCATCTAGGCGAGCCGCTTGAGGTAAGCGCGATCGCCGGGCACGCGCATCTGAGTGTGCGCGCCCTTCAAGAAGGATTCCAATCGGCGCTGGGCACCACGCCGATGCGCTACGTACGTGAGGCCCGGTTGCAACGCGCTCGGACTGACCTACGAACCGCCACCGGGGCCGAGGGGGTCGCTGAGATCGCCTTTCGTTGGGGGTTCACCCATTTGGGCCGCTTCTCGAGCATGTACCGGCAGGCGTTCGGTGAAAGTCCCTCGGCCGCGCTGCAGGCACGAGACAGCCACAGAATCCACCCGCGGCAGCCGCGGGTGGGTCAGGCGTTCCGGGGTACCGACCATCGCGCACGTGCGATGCTGTCCTGA
- a CDS encoding 2Fe-2S iron-sulfur cluster-binding protein: MPTITFVHPDGTKQDVNVVAGKRIMQSAIANDVDGIVGECGGQAMCATCHVYLDPTWADRVPPITDEEDEMLEGTASPRTAESRLSCQIPVTDELDGIVVRLPEEQA; this comes from the coding sequence ATGCCTACCATCACTTTCGTCCACCCCGACGGCACCAAGCAAGACGTCAACGTCGTCGCCGGCAAGCGCATTATGCAATCGGCGATCGCCAATGACGTCGACGGCATCGTCGGCGAATGCGGCGGGCAGGCCATGTGTGCGACCTGCCACGTCTACCTCGACCCGACTTGGGCAGACCGCGTTCCGCCGATCACCGACGAGGAGGACGAGATGCTCGAAGGCACCGCTAGTCCTCGTACCGCCGAGAGTCGCCTGTCGTGCCAGATACCGGTGACCGACGAACTCGACGGCATCGTCGTTCGGTTGCCCGAAGAGCAGGCCTGA
- a CDS encoding aldehyde dehydrogenase: MTTYHQLFIGGDWVTPATEETYELISASTEEPIGSVPAASEIDVDVAVSEARRAFDDPTGWATWHPTRRAQAIDELADQLELRADEMARRVAAQNGMPITIATQLEGRFPLLVLRYYANLLGNTEFETRQPHLLGGTSTIRREPMGVVAAISPWNYPQTLASFKIAPALASGCTIVLKPSPETLLDAFLFAEAVAATSIPAGVVNVVPGGREVGAYLIGHPGVDKVAFTGSTASGRLIAETCGRLLRPVTLELGGKSAAIVLDDADLNLESVGERLFESLLVNNGQTCYLGTRVLAPDNRYDEVVDTLGAFVSSLPVGDAMDPQTMVGPMASALHRDRVEGFIEKGRADGARIVTGGCRSERDRGWFVTPTVFADVDNKSVLAQEEIFGPVLAVIRYRDVDDAVRIANDSRYGLGGTVWTSDPERGTAVARRIHTGTIGINRYLPDPSAPFGGVKDSGLGRELGPEGLNAYLNVKTIYS, from the coding sequence ATGACGACATACCACCAGCTATTCATCGGCGGCGACTGGGTGACACCAGCCACCGAGGAGACCTACGAACTCATCTCGGCCAGCACCGAGGAACCCATCGGTTCAGTGCCCGCCGCGAGCGAAATCGACGTTGACGTCGCTGTCAGTGAAGCGCGCCGCGCGTTCGACGATCCGACCGGGTGGGCCACCTGGCACCCGACGCGCCGCGCCCAGGCGATCGACGAATTGGCCGACCAACTGGAACTGCGTGCAGATGAGATGGCGCGCCGTGTCGCGGCGCAGAACGGCATGCCGATCACGATCGCCACGCAACTCGAAGGGCGCTTCCCTCTGCTCGTGCTCCGGTACTACGCAAATCTGTTGGGCAACACTGAATTTGAAACACGCCAGCCTCACCTGTTGGGCGGAACCAGCACGATTCGACGTGAACCGATGGGCGTCGTCGCGGCGATCTCGCCATGGAATTACCCGCAGACGCTGGCCTCGTTCAAAATCGCGCCGGCCCTAGCGTCGGGGTGCACGATAGTTCTCAAGCCGTCACCAGAGACTCTGCTGGATGCGTTCCTGTTCGCCGAAGCCGTTGCCGCGACGTCGATTCCGGCCGGAGTGGTGAACGTCGTGCCCGGCGGCCGCGAGGTGGGCGCCTACCTGATTGGCCACCCAGGTGTCGACAAGGTCGCGTTTACAGGCTCCACCGCGTCCGGCCGGCTGATCGCCGAGACCTGTGGTCGGCTGCTGCGCCCGGTAACCCTAGAGCTCGGCGGCAAATCGGCAGCGATTGTCCTCGACGATGCCGACCTCAATCTGGAGTCGGTCGGCGAACGCCTCTTCGAGAGCCTGTTGGTCAACAACGGCCAAACTTGCTACCTCGGCACACGCGTACTCGCACCCGACAATCGCTATGACGAGGTCGTCGACACGCTCGGAGCGTTTGTGTCGAGCTTGCCGGTCGGCGATGCGATGGATCCCCAAACGATGGTCGGGCCGATGGCATCGGCACTACACCGAGACCGCGTCGAGGGATTCATCGAAAAAGGGCGCGCTGACGGCGCCCGCATCGTGACCGGCGGGTGTCGCAGCGAGCGGGACAGAGGGTGGTTCGTCACCCCCACGGTGTTCGCAGATGTCGACAACAAATCGGTTCTCGCCCAGGAAGAAATCTTCGGCCCCGTCTTGGCAGTGATTCGTTACCGCGATGTCGACGATGCCGTGCGCATCGCGAACGACTCCCGATACGGCCTCGGTGGCACCGTGTGGACATCCGATCCCGAACGTGGCACTGCAGTCGCTCGGCGCATTCACACCGGGACGATCGGCATCAACCGATATCTGCCCGACCCGAGTGCGCCATTCGGCGGCGTCAAAGACAGTGGCCTGGGCCGTGAACTGGGGCCCGAGGGTCTCAACGCCTACCTGAATGTCAAGACAATCTATTCCTGA
- a CDS encoding IclR family transcriptional regulator, with protein sequence MARSASGESVLERAVRILEVFDSDTVAVSVSDIAHRAGLPLSTASRLVDDLVEHGLLRRDPQRRIRIGMRLWELASRASPTRSLRDAAMPFMEDLHAVVGHHVQLGVLDGDDVLFIERLSAPGAVINVTRIAGRLPIHASSSGLVLLAHAPVAMQERIAAGELTRLTDQTIADGQQLRSVLAEIRRVGYALCPGHIHLDATGIAVPLRGPGDRVVGALSAIVPRDDHAISRVPTLIATARGIRRALSTPLIPPVPPP encoded by the coding sequence ATGGCCAGGTCCGCCTCCGGGGAATCGGTCCTCGAGAGGGCCGTGCGGATCCTGGAAGTGTTCGATTCGGACACCGTCGCGGTGTCGGTGTCCGATATCGCCCACCGCGCCGGATTGCCTCTGTCCACGGCGTCCCGGTTGGTTGACGACCTCGTCGAGCACGGTCTACTGCGGCGCGATCCGCAGCGACGTATCCGCATCGGAATGCGGCTGTGGGAGTTGGCATCCCGCGCCTCACCCACCCGCAGTCTGCGTGATGCCGCGATGCCTTTTATGGAGGATCTGCACGCCGTCGTCGGGCACCATGTACAGCTTGGCGTACTCGACGGCGACGACGTCTTGTTCATCGAACGGCTCAGTGCTCCGGGTGCGGTGATCAACGTGACGCGTATTGCCGGCCGTCTGCCTATCCACGCGTCTTCCTCTGGGCTAGTGCTTCTTGCCCATGCACCGGTAGCCATGCAGGAGCGCATCGCCGCTGGCGAGCTGACCCGGCTCACTGACCAGACCATCGCCGACGGCCAACAGCTTCGCAGCGTCCTGGCCGAGATCCGTCGAGTCGGTTATGCGCTGTGCCCCGGCCACATTCACCTCGATGCGACAGGTATCGCAGTCCCACTGCGCGGTCCCGGCGACCGGGTGGTCGGGGCACTGTCGGCCATCGTCCCGCGCGATGACCACGCGATAAGTCGCGTACCCACTTTGATCGCCACCGCGCGTGGAATCCGCCGTGCGCTCAGCACACCGCTGATTCCTCCGGTACCCCCGCCCTAG
- a CDS encoding cytochrome P450 — translation MTVIPSATTHLLAQLDDDPFGSTILEDPGDFHRALRDTGSVVYLSRYDVYGMGRYADVHSALIDWQSFESAAGVGLSNFRYEKPWRPPSLLLESNPPHHDAPRGVLTSILNVRSLKGLRDKWIADANLLVEELAQRREIDAVADIARVFPLRVFPDAVGIGRLGRENLLPYGDHLFNAFGPHNSLVAKGENRIGELSAWVMAQCERAVLAEEVLDGQPTFGAQIWAAADRGDITYEQAPLLVRSLLSAGVDTTVLGISAVLAAFAHHPEQWQAVRDNPALARVAFDEAVRWESPVQTFFRTATRDITIGDVTVPDGKKILMFLGAANRDPRRWSHPDQFDLQRNPSGHVGFGMGIHQCIGQHVARLEAEALLVALTQRFASIAVVGEPRRHHNNTLRAWESLPIALTPA, via the coding sequence ATGACCGTGATACCCAGCGCCACCACCCACCTGCTCGCCCAACTGGACGACGATCCGTTCGGATCAACGATCCTGGAAGATCCGGGCGATTTCCACAGAGCGTTACGTGACACCGGATCGGTGGTCTACCTGTCGCGCTACGACGTATACGGAATGGGCCGATACGCGGACGTACACAGCGCCCTCATCGACTGGCAATCTTTCGAATCGGCAGCAGGCGTCGGCTTGAGTAACTTCCGATATGAAAAGCCCTGGCGCCCACCAAGTCTGCTCCTGGAGAGCAACCCCCCGCACCATGATGCGCCTCGCGGGGTTCTCACTTCCATTCTCAACGTTCGGTCATTAAAAGGCCTGCGGGACAAGTGGATCGCCGACGCAAACCTCCTTGTCGAAGAGCTGGCCCAACGGCGTGAAATCGACGCGGTTGCCGACATTGCCCGGGTGTTCCCTCTGCGGGTTTTCCCCGACGCCGTTGGCATCGGACGGCTGGGACGCGAGAACCTCCTGCCCTACGGGGACCACCTGTTCAACGCCTTCGGCCCGCACAACTCGTTGGTCGCCAAGGGCGAGAATCGGATTGGCGAGTTGTCGGCTTGGGTGATGGCGCAATGCGAGCGAGCCGTCCTCGCCGAGGAAGTGCTCGACGGCCAACCCACGTTCGGAGCGCAAATCTGGGCGGCTGCAGACCGTGGCGACATCACCTACGAGCAGGCTCCGCTGCTGGTGCGGTCGCTGCTATCGGCTGGAGTGGACACTACGGTCCTCGGGATTTCCGCCGTGCTCGCCGCGTTCGCGCACCACCCCGAGCAGTGGCAGGCGGTCCGCGACAATCCGGCGCTGGCGCGGGTGGCTTTCGACGAAGCCGTCCGCTGGGAATCGCCTGTGCAGACTTTCTTTCGCACTGCGACCCGTGACATCACCATTGGCGACGTCACAGTGCCCGACGGCAAGAAGATTCTGATGTTCCTCGGGGCGGCCAACCGCGACCCGCGGCGCTGGAGCCACCCCGACCAGTTCGATCTGCAGCGTAATCCCTCCGGTCACGTCGGATTCGGCATGGGCATCCACCAATGCATCGGACAACACGTCGCGAGGCTGGAAGCCGAGGCCCTTCTCGTTGCCCTCACTCAGCGATTCGCCTCGATTGCCGTCGTCGGCGAACCTCGCAGGCACCACAACAACACACTGCGCGCCTGGGAATCCCTACCCATCGCCCTGACTCCCGCCTGA
- a CDS encoding EthD family reductase, which produces MYRVLISYGHPDDPSAFDNYYANTHLPLAAQIPGVTHFAAGRCESFDGTTPSSYMLADIGFATREDAHAGLSSPQGQAAAADIANFATGGATMAFRNDDFSTP; this is translated from the coding sequence ATGTACCGCGTACTGATCAGCTACGGCCATCCCGACGACCCATCGGCATTTGACAACTACTACGCCAACACCCATCTGCCGCTGGCGGCACAGATCCCCGGCGTAACGCACTTCGCCGCCGGCCGGTGCGAATCGTTCGACGGCACAACGCCATCGTCCTACATGCTCGCCGACATCGGCTTCGCCACCCGTGAAGACGCCCACGCCGGACTGAGCTCACCGCAAGGTCAGGCCGCCGCCGCCGACATCGCGAACTTCGCCACCGGTGGCGCGACGATGGCCTTCCGCAACGACGACTTTTCCACTCCCTGA
- a CDS encoding PDR/VanB family oxidoreductase, producing MTTTVSASERIHSVHAATDLTLRVEAADLVAEGVRRLVLRKPNGARLPDWAPGAHIDLFLPGERVRQYSLCGDRWDAHTYQVAVLREANGRGGSAYIHDTLAVGDTIGVGGPRNNFAMAPAGQYLFIAGGIGITPILPMIHQAQMLDVPWTLLYGGRTAASMAFVDELSRYGEQVHTWPQDTHGLLPLKAAFDALPAAGKIYCCGPAPLLTAVQAVGADRAPGTVRIERFVAEPLAAPVRTTAFEVQLQRSGLSVIVHPNQSILDAVCTAGVPVLSSCGRGLCGTCEATVVDGIPDHRDSLLNDAERASNTTMLPCVSRACSDRLVLDL from the coding sequence ATGACCACAACGGTTTCCGCGTCGGAGCGAATCCACAGCGTTCACGCCGCGACCGACCTCACGCTGCGGGTGGAAGCCGCAGACCTGGTCGCCGAGGGCGTGCGCCGCCTGGTGCTGCGCAAGCCCAACGGAGCACGACTGCCCGACTGGGCCCCAGGAGCGCACATCGATCTATTCCTGCCGGGCGAACGCGTGCGCCAGTACTCGCTGTGCGGCGACCGGTGGGACGCACACACCTATCAGGTTGCGGTCCTGCGTGAGGCCAACGGACGCGGTGGCTCCGCCTACATTCACGACACGCTCGCCGTCGGCGACACGATCGGTGTGGGCGGGCCACGCAACAACTTCGCAATGGCGCCGGCTGGCCAGTACCTCTTCATCGCGGGGGGCATCGGCATCACTCCGATCCTGCCGATGATTCACCAAGCTCAGATGCTCGACGTTCCATGGACCCTGCTCTATGGAGGGCGAACCGCAGCCTCGATGGCATTTGTCGATGAGCTGTCCCGCTACGGCGAGCAGGTTCACACCTGGCCGCAGGACACCCACGGCCTACTTCCGCTAAAAGCAGCGTTCGACGCGCTTCCCGCCGCAGGCAAGATCTACTGCTGCGGGCCGGCGCCGCTGCTCACAGCGGTGCAGGCCGTGGGAGCTGACCGAGCACCAGGCACTGTGCGCATCGAGCGCTTCGTGGCCGAACCGCTTGCGGCGCCGGTCCGTACGACGGCGTTCGAGGTGCAGTTGCAACGCTCGGGGCTCAGTGTCATCGTGCACCCGAATCAGTCGATCCTCGACGCAGTCTGCACCGCCGGCGTTCCCGTGCTCTCCTCATGCGGTCGCGGACTGTGCGGTACCTGTGAGGCAACGGTCGTCGACGGCATTCCCGACCACCGTGACTCACTGCTCAACGACGCCGAGCGCGCCAGCAACACCACCATGTTGCCGTGCGTCTCACGCGCGTGTTCTGACCGACTCGTCCTGGACCTCTGA
- a CDS encoding SCP2 sterol-binding domain-containing protein codes for MAKYSDSSELRRFVGGIFEKAYQDPDLGPKLSATGAVLLVACTDPDSSVVLDMPNKAVYTTAEEGGVTPNATLKMDTDTANRFWQGKVNMTLAMAKGQVKAEGAIMKVLKLVPNTKFLYPLYIQDLKDAGREDLLA; via the coding sequence ATGGCCAAGTACTCCGATTCCTCAGAGCTGCGCCGATTCGTTGGCGGCATCTTCGAAAAGGCTTACCAGGACCCGGATCTGGGACCCAAGCTGTCCGCCACCGGCGCGGTGCTCCTGGTCGCCTGCACCGACCCGGACAGCTCGGTGGTCCTCGACATGCCCAACAAAGCGGTCTATACCACCGCAGAAGAAGGGGGAGTAACCCCCAACGCGACATTGAAGATGGACACCGACACCGCCAACCGATTCTGGCAAGGCAAGGTCAACATGACCCTGGCGATGGCTAAGGGACAGGTCAAGGCCGAGGGCGCCATCATGAAGGTGCTCAAGCTGGTGCCCAACACCAAGTTTCTCTACCCCCTCTACATCCAGGACCTCAAAGACGCCGGGCGCGAGGACCTGCTGGCCTAA